A window of Vigna unguiculata cultivar IT97K-499-35 chromosome 4, ASM411807v1, whole genome shotgun sequence contains these coding sequences:
- the LOC114182489 gene encoding glycosyltransferase BC10-like, which translates to MTMKNKEQQGKGEGSFLKLFLAQLDLLNFFAHALVFGTGLLIGITLTFFLNNFSFVNFQIQQSNTLKLPPSPPPSPPPPPPPPPPPPPISSNISSPISAATQKDNQTVPSSKNNTSSSPQNKDNKTVPSSDSSSVNNATKVMNFTRIGLSEFLKPPMAMHDMNDEELLWKASMVPMIQNLPFKQTPKVAFMFLTKGPVMLAPLWERFFKGNEGLYSIYVHSHPSFNETVPPSSVFHGRNIPSKEVRWGENSMIEAERRLLGNALLDFSNQRFVLLSESCIPLFNFNTIYTYLMNSTKIFVEAYDQPGEVGRGRYRSKMRPEISLSQWRKGSQWFQIDRFLALQIVSDHHYFPVFLKYCNPNCYSDEHYLPTFVSIKFWKSNSNRTLTWVDWTKGGAHPTRYYRNDVNNEFLNKLRFGTSCEYNGHTTNICHLFARKFTTHALDRLLRFAPKLMQFN; encoded by the exons ATGACAATGAAGAATAAAGAGCAACAAGGCAAaggtgaaggttcatttctgaAACTCTTTCTTGCTCAACTAGACCTTCTCAACTTCTTTGCTCATGCTCTAGTTTTTGGTACTGGTTTACTCATTGgaatcactctcactttctttcTCAACAATTTCTCCTTTGTCAACTTTCAAATTCAACAATCCAATACCCTCAAACTGCCACcgtcaccaccaccatcaccaccaccaccgcctcCGCCACCGCCACCGCCACCTCCGATCTCCTCCAACATCTCATCACCAATATCAGCAGCCACCCAGAAAGATAACCAAACCGTACCTTCTTCAAAAAACAACACCTCATCTTCACCCCAGAATAAGGATAACAAAACCGTACCTTCTTCTGATTCGTCCTCGGTGAACAACGCAACAAAGGTGATGAATTTCACCAGAATTGGGTTGAGTGAGTTCTTGAAGCCCCCCATGGCCATGCATGATATGAATGATGAAGAATTGTTGTGGAAAGCTTCCATGGTTCCCATGATTCAGAATCTCCCGTTCAAACAGACTCCAAAGGTTGCATTCATGTTTCTGACAAAAGGGCCTGTGATGTTGGCTCCTCTGTGGGAGAGATTCTTCAAAGGAAATGAAGGATTGTATTCTATCTATGTCCATTCCCACCCTTCCTTCAATGAAACAGTGCCTCCAAGCTCTGTCTTTCATGGCCGCAATATCCCTAGTAAG GAAGTAAGGTGGGGTGAGAACAGCATGATTGAAGCAGAGAGAAGGCTATTAGGCAATGCACTCCTTGATTTCTCGAACCAACGTTTTGTGCTACTCTCAGAGTCATGCATTCCTCTGTTTAACTTCAACACCATCTACACTTACCTGATGAACTCAACCAAGATCTTTGTGGAGGCCTATGATCAGCCCGGTGAAGTGGGCCGTGGCAGGTACAGGTCCAAAATGAGGCCCGAGATCAGTCTCTCCCAATGGAGAAAAGGGTCTCAATGGTTCCAAATAGACCGTTTTCTGGCCCTTCAAATAGTCTCAGACCATCACTACTTCCCAGTCTTCTTAAAGTACTGCAACCCTAATTGCTACAGCGATGAACACTACTTGCCCACATTTGTTAGCATCAAGTTCTGGAAGAGCAACTCCAACAGGACCTTGACATGGGTTGATTGGACAAAGGGTGGTGCTCATCCTACAAGGTATTACAGAAATGATGTCAACAATGAGTTTTTGAACAAGCTCAGGTTTGGAACATCATGCGAGTACAATGGTCACACCACAAATATTTGTCATTTGTTTGCAAGGAAATTCACCACTCATGCTTTGGATAGATTGCTCAGATTTGCTCCGAAGCTCATGCAGTTCAATtga